The nucleotide window AAAAGGGGAGGTTTGATTGCTGAAGATCAAAGCAAGGGATGTTGTTGTTACACAGATGCGGCGTATTAACatgttttattgtttgtttttttgaagTGGAGAAACTTGTGCAGCAAGGGATCGCAAAAATCAATGGGTGCATTTGAATGAGCCGTGTTAGAAAGAAATGTATGCAGTAGAGCCAAAGGGGTTTGACTTTGATCACCTCTCTTTGCTTCCATTGGTGGTCAAATCAGCACATATTCTTTGCAAGATTAAAATCTGTTTGGTAACCCTCGCTGACTTTAGTGAAGAGTACCAAGAGGCTTGGACATTCGGCTTAGTCTGTGAGAGAATTGGgctacaattttttattgaggCCCATCTTTTAGTCATATACTTGGGCTCTTTTGCATAGTTGGTACCCGCACTACTTTACGTTTTAAGTATTTCTTGTCTTTATACAACTCTTTTGGTGGTTATCAATGAGGTGTCGGTTCGACTTGCCTAAATTTTTGGTGGGCTTCTAAATGATCTTGGATTCAAGCTCGTGCATATTTCTTGTATGTGTGAGTTTTCCTCCCTCCTTTCTCAATATTaagcaaacaaataaaaaaacttaaggGGTGGTTGATAAATTCATTGATTGATTTCTGAAAACGAGTTGATGTTCCAACAAATCTCTGCAAATCTTTTTGTGGCAGATCAATGCAAGTACTTGAAACCAAATGATACTATTAATAGCAATTAGTGTAGTTATCATTTTGAGATGGTAATGTTGTAGGCTTGTGTTGGTTaatgataataatatacatacttTGCCCTAGGAGTGGGCATCAATCTAGGCAAACCAAACTAGCacaatttggtttgattttgaccaagaaaaaaatcaaacaatttaaaaattaaaccgGACTATATATGATTtagtttaatttgattttgagctTTTATAAACCGACTTAAAACAAATAGGACCgtttatgtgtatatttatttatttatattacatTTTACATGTATAATACTCTAATTAGTTAATAACTATATATGGATATTTGAATTGAGCTATattagttattgaaatttgaagttttataGCACGTTGAGCTTGATGATGGTTTCATACTCTAGAAAATGATTTACGTATGAAGCAAGTTGTGAATTTGTTGGTTATAATTGGTCTAACAATGGtgaaaaaatgtaaaaagaaagggaattcGGTTTCCTAAATGAATTTTGTTAAAACTAAACCGAACTAACCGTTATATCGTAATTGGTTCGGTCGTAGTTTTGAGGTGAAACATATCCAATCTAGaaagtgcccacccctactttgaatctttttttaaaacatatattttacCAAGTCTTTAAGTCGTgtatggaaaacaaaaatattattgaaaaatatgtatgtatatgtcTAATACAAGTAATCAATAGGAAaatactaaattttttttatacaggTAATAACtctagaaaagtaaaaaatcaaaaggggaCAATAGAGACTCGGGTAATTccctaatagtaatggataaagCTCCAAATTACTCTTATcgataaacaaaaataggtaaattattttatttaaaaaaggatcccaatatatattcaaagacTATAGCCATGGCTATacattttaaagatttttttttaaaaaaaaaggacagtTATACACTTCAAATATTCAAAGtgtatagccgcatggctatactgTTTATGAAAATTTGCTCTCTTATATAATCCATAGCCTTCCTAATTACTCTTCTTCTCACTTTTGAATTCAGCTTCTCAATCATCCAAACTAACTCCCTCTCTCATGGCTTTGCAGTGGAGAGCATCATAACAAGTCCTCTTGATAAGAGCTGTCAAGAAATATGGcgttttaaaattaaattctgtATCTAATGTTGTTGGCACTCGATCTGCCAGGGAATACAAGCTCAATTGTATGCATGCTTTGATCCTCGCATAAAACAtgaatttttcatgttttatgCGAGAATCAAGGCATGCATAGCTTGTATTCCGTGACAAATTCAGTGACAACCGCATTATATACAAAATCCCATTTTAAAATGTCATAATTCTTAACAGCTCTCATCAGAGGGCCTGTTCTGATGCTCTCCACTGCAAAGCCATCAGAAAGGAAGTGAGTTTGGATGACTAGGAGCAGAATTCAGACGTGAGAAGAAGAGTAAATTTGGAAGGCTATGGATTATATAGGAGAGCaaagcttttatttattatttttttttaaaggaagaAAGCAAcggctaaatttttttttgaaggaaGAAGAGGGAGCAAcatctaaaaaaaaatttgaatattgaaAACCTTTGACAATTGAGAGCaacaactaaatttttttttgagaaatttgcataaatacCACCTTAACTAATAGGGGTGGGCGTGTTTACCACCCAAAGAATAAAATTTGACTGATTACTACCTAGATTTCAACTTTAGTGCAAATCTACCACCTcgattaaacagaaaatctaTGTTAAATAAAGTTATGTAAAGACAATTTTGTCAATTACTATGcacttaaaaaaatagaagaaattaaaaacaaaaacaaccccACCTCAAGTCCTATGGTAGCCCGCCCCACCCACTGCTCAACaaactctcttctctctcccttctATCAATTAGTTTCAACAGAAATTAAAGAGTAGAACATAAAAATAAGGATAGTGGCAGATGCAAGATTGTGACCTCACAGGGTCATAGTATAAAAATGTCAAAAaatattgagaaaaaaataacactAAAAAGATAGTGCTTTCACATATAACAATCAACCAGATGTGATCAATCACTGTTAAATTGCATATTCAATACGAAGATAAACTTTAATTTACTAATGAAACCAtgagaaagggaaaaaaaaaaaaaaatcttatttcTTTGTTACGAACGAACAAAACAATCAATGATGTAGTACACTATAATTCTTGAGCCACGGATAGGCTAAATGgctattaaaaattaaataatcttCCCCAgccaaattttctaaaaaatatcATAGCACAAGCCATTAAATGTGAATTCTCAAGAGGACAAGGGAAATCTACATGTGGTGGCAAAACAATTTCTACGTAACAGGAACTCAAAAGTTAGAGCAAGACATCGAAGAATTGAGGAAATCCCAAAAACCAATACCCATTTGATCATGCTACTTTACTTTTTTCCCATCACTTTTTCATTGATGAAAATGCATTGCTACTTGACTTGAAGTCAAACACATATATGTTTATCGCTCAACCATTTGATTTGAGCATGCCTGTTCATAAATAGATAGCTCTCCCGCTTTAACTTCCATAGATGATTCTTTAGCTAAGAGTGCACACAAAACATATCAAAACATTATGGGGAACGTATCGATTGGCATGCTCTCGAAACTAGTAGTAGTTATGCTGCTGTTTCATCTTGTTTGTTGGGTTCGGGGGAATCCGCTGGGTACTTTAATTATCTGGCCCAAAACAGTGTCATTTTGCCCGAgttgtttaaaataaataaataagacaGCTGCACTGTGCTTAGCACAGCGCTTTCTCTTTCAGCGATTTCGTCGAACACCTGGTGTGCAGCTCCAAGAGGTCGCTCCAGCAGCTCCGAGGGACCTTCAAGCCTATTTCCATGGCTTCCAAGAGGTCGTGCTACCCCGACGACCCCACTGTGGCTCCGCCACTGTTGGTGGGTACGATCATCTGATTTGTGAGGTGGTGTGTTTATGTATAGGAATGGGCTTTTGACTGGCGTGGAGAAAGGATGGAAAGCTGTTCACAAAGTTGGTAGAATATATGTATTGCCTTGCCTCTCAAGTGATAGTGCTGCTggggagagaaaaaaacaaatagaagAGGGAGAGGGGGTCCAAACTGAGCAAATTCTATCTACGCAATTACATAcaattgttaattttattccTCCTCTTCCCTACATTATGCTTGTTCTGTTCCAAAGTGGCTTGCTATATTCCtaattttattgtttctaATCATTCATTATATCTAAATCAAGAATTTTGTGACTGGTTATTGTTAGAGAATGTAGAGCAATAGAAAATTCTGAATTACATCTTGAAGCTGGAAATTACATGCCATGTTCTGCTGGAATAATATTCTATATTTAGTTGCATCAATCCAAGAAAAGCAACCTAAAAGTCCATGCAATGACATGACTCATTGATCacttatatacatatgtaaatatgcatttaagATTCATGAGTAAGGACGACAAGTTGTAGATCTAAGTCTTAATCAAGTACTAAACTAAACTAGCTCAACAAACGTTACATCAATCAAACTGAGCAATGCATAAAGTAAAGCTGCCGCATGCATgcctaaaatttgaattacctTCTAGACCATTTCCTCGGCCgcctagaagaagaagaagcgtCAGCAGCGCAGCAGTCTCTTTTCATCCATTTTCCCTTGGCCTCTTTGATGAAACTAGTGTATGTGTATGTGTACGCTGCTGCTCTTCCGCTTCATGATGATGATTTGAACGACTGGTAAGTATTGGCGTCGGCCACCATGGAAGCACAAAAGGAAAGACTGGGAAGACAGATCTCCCTCCCCATCTTAAACTGAAAGGTGTGAATTGAGTGGTCCAAGTGGTCTCCTTTAACATTCTTGCACCAATGATGTACATGACAATGCGACCAAACAATTGTAGATACAAAGACATCCTCATTATTTGGATCGAAAGCTAGCACCAAAACCCTTTTTGTCCTCCCGTGGTGCTCATCGTTCCACTTTTTGGTGAGAGGATTTGCCGAGATTAAGTCGAACATGCGAGCTGTGTCTACCAAACACCATTTTGCAGTCTCCTTGACTTGACCATGACCTTTCCAATCCCAATCCCAAACACCATGACCATCGTCTTTCAACTCCCAAACACTCACAGCACCTAGAGTGTGAGCAGGATCATCATGATCTAAATTGGTAGAGGAGAAGACGCACATCCGCAGacaccctcctcctcctccacacTCACTTAGGAAGTCAAATTAACCTTCCAGATTCGATTTCAGGCTTATTAATGTAACGAAAGACATATATACTATCATCAAGCTGGTCACGAGGAGAGTAGAGATCCAACCCAACAGTAAAGCCCTCAACATCACTCCACCAATACAAGCTTCCATTGTGAGCATCCCATTGCTTGGTGTATGGATTGCATATGTAGTAATCACGTTGATAATACGTGGTTGCAcaacacaaaattaaatcattATATGCTCCTACCACAACCGGCTCACCTTTATAAGGATCAACAATATCAGCTTGGAAACAAGGGAGGAAACTCAGAGACAACTCATGTTCATGTGGTTGATGATCAGGAATGACatggaaaaaaatttcctctCACATGGTTCATCTTCATTGGGCTACTCCGATGATGACGTGGAAAGAAAtgtacttcttcttcttcttgtacgTCTTCTATCCGAGATGATTATAGCACGTGCACGTGCACGTGCAACGATGGGGTTTTGGTTGTCACTTTGGATTTGGAAATAGTGTCGAAAAAAATAAGATCAAAGATGAGACTGAACCAACGTTTGTCTCAAAGGAAGTATGTAATGAATTTACTCATTGAAATAGGAATGTTTGGATGTAAGCCTGCTGACACACCCATTGATATGAATCACAAATTGTGTGAAGACATGGATCAAGAACTAACCAATAAGGAACAGTACCAACGTCTTGTTGGAAGGTTAATATATTTAGCCCACACAAGaccagatattgcatatgttgtgagtgtggttagtcagtttatgcattcaTCCAGTGTGTCTTATAGGAATGCAGATGATCGGATCTTAAGATATTTAAAATCAACCCCTGGGAAATGATTAATGTAAGACCCGTGTCTTGGGGAAACAAGAACGGTGAGCAATCCCACATCGCTCGGGGAGGGAAATGTGAAGTGTCTTATATGTGTGGGCACTTCTCTTCCTAGCAAGAGACCTTTTGGGCAAGATAGCATTAGCTTGAACCCAAGAACAAAACCGTGATGGGGGAGGCCCAAAACGGACAATATCTTGCTGGGGAGTCGGGTCGTGACAAATAGTATCAGAGCTGGACCCCGACTGAAAGTGTGCCAATGTGGACCCCCAAgaggggtggattgtaagattcATGTCTTGGGGAAACAAGAACAGTGAGCAATCCCACACCCCTCAGGGAGGGAAAGCTGTATAGCAGTATGAAATAATTATAGGCACAAAATTAGTTGAAACTCTTCAATCGGTAtttaaaaatctgaaaatttgatTTCGGTGAAAGTAATTCAAGAATAAGTGATTTTGTTACATATCTTACTGGTTCCCCCAACCAAAATCCTTTTTTCAGACAAGGAGCTTTTGAGCCAGAGCTTTGATAGCCTCCTCAGCAAGGATTTTATACATTTTTTCTGTTGGATGAACAGCATCCCagaatacatatttttctgGATCAGTGCATGTCTCTAAGCCCCTGCATGAATCTCCAAACTCTATGGTTCCAGTCCCGCAACACCCTTTTGAAGTCTCAGACAAACCTGCCAGTTTTCACAGAACTTAAATTCTCAGTCTTTCTGATATTAATGTATAGAAAGAAAGCAGAGAAATTAAACTTACCGTACAATGCTGGGTTGTTTATGGCATTTTGGATAATACCATAAGCATCAACAAAGGCAGTTTCCATTCTAGATGTTGCGCTTATGGTCTCCAATTTCTCTTGTATCTTGGAATTCAATGAGAATGCCACTTTGTTGTAATTTTCGGCACATGTCGTCACGTCCATTATCGTTTTGACAAGTGGCATGCATCCCAAAGGAGGGACCCCAACAACAACCAATCTTGTGCCTCCTAGCCTTTGCATTTTCTGCAAGAAAATtaatggcaaaaaaaaaagtttcaaccagaGAAGGGTACAAAATGTAAATTGGATAGGGCACGAAGGGCAGTATGGCCAAAAACTATGAGATTAATTTAGAGATGAAGAGCACCTGAATGGCATTAGCCATGCAAGAGACCAAGTAATTTTGATACTCTTCCACAGTGAATTGCTTGGGGCGAGTTGGGTCCAAGTAGTAGTCTTGGAGAAAGTCATTTGTGCCCATACTCATGACGAAGAGGGCAGTTCTAATGATATCCTCAGCTCTCTTCTGACCAACCAGTTTTCTTAGTTTGACTTTATAATGCATCAAATACTCCAGCTGGCGGGGAAGAGATAGAACACTCTGTTGAACCATAACAAGAAAAGTTTAAAATCAAAATGTGACATGTTGCATTTACTTAAGTAACATCTAATTAAGTACTTAATCCCAAGAATTTACCGAAATATTAGCGGTGAAATCATCGTAACCCGAAGCAGCTGATGCAAAACTAGCACCATGAGGCAGATCTTCCAGCTTCAGATTGGGGTCAAGAAATGGTGGGATTGTTTTTGTGTAGCCAATAGCATCCGCTGGTAATTGATAAAGGGGACATTTTCAAGTTAATTAAACGGCATACaagataatatttattaatgtGACTAATTAATCATGCTTACCAATGAAATCTGTGGCAAGCCTTCCATTGCTGAACCTTCCAGTTGGGCGGCCATTGAAGAAGTCTTTGCCATAAGGAAGGAAATTGCTCTTTATGGTGGTCACTATAAAATTGTTGTTGCCAGAATCAACACTTGAATCTCCAAAGACCAAGATACATGTCACATTGTAGCGAGCAGCAATTTCCCTCGCTTTAACAATGTCAAGAGCTCCCGAGAGCAaaggcagcagcagcagcaaagcCAATTCCACGATCACAAGTGTCCCCTTCTTCTCCACCATTATTGGCCAAGTTTGACGCATGACAGTGGAAAAACTTTGGATCTTGTTTTGTGTTGAGCTTGGCCTCCCTCACCTCCTCTTTAATATGCTGATGTTGTAAATAGCTTGGACTGTAATTTTAGGGACAGTGAATTTAACGCTGAGCAGATATGTCACATAAATGTTGTAGATTCTAGAGCCCGTGTTAGACGCACATAAAAGTCGTTTCGGAATGATAATGTTAAACTCTAGTTAAAGGTGGCGAGCAAAAATATTCTCTTAACTTCATGAACTAAAATGATCCCAAATCATATAGTTCTAAATGAGATGGTGTGTGATTATTAAGCAATAAATTCATGTCTCTGGTATGGACTGTACCAGCTGTTGGCCAGCTAACAAGTCGAATATTGCAAGGGccatttttaagtttttgttccctggtttttattcatataaagttgcaatattatatatatgcgcATAGCTGCATAAAGCAAACTGGAGATTTTTCTGTAGCAGATGTAATGATAGATAGTGAATGCTAAACATTTGTGTGGTAGAATTGCATTGCATGGTCGCTGGACAGAATTGAATGCTCCAACAAATTTCTGCTCATCTTTTATGGCAAGTCAAGAAATTGGCTGTCCAATTATTTGGAACCAAATTTGAGTCTAAGTTTACATTTTGAGATAGTGATGATGTGCCTGGCTTTTTTCTCGTGTTGATTTATGATATTGGATTGGGAAATACCACATTTATTGTTTGAAAAGCAAGTAGGTCAGAATCAGAAAatactttttctcaaaatgTACAAGCATTCATTGATCGTTTTGACCCACACAATTTACTGATTTGTGTGATACTTGCTGCATGTAGTAATGTCATTTTGtgtcaaaaaaattgcatcCTACTATTATTAAGGTACACTTGAATGTCATTTGATCATAAAGATTTGGGTCCTATTACTTCTATtcataatcaaataaatattgtattattTGAACATAAATGAGGAGTGTTTCAATACATAACTATTATTCGCTCATATGATGCAggtttttatcattttaattagtttttatgAAGCAAAAGGGGTCTACTCGAgtgaaaaaatgaatttgttaACTGCAATTAGTAAGTCAACAAGTTAGGTAAGAGATTAGTTACAAATCAGGTGCTTAGCATGTGTATTAGTTAGACAGCTAATCTATGTTGCTATTCTGTTAAGGAGTGTGTTATGCTTTGTAATAGTTAGTTGATTGAAAATACAATACAGAAACACTTCATTCTTCTTTAATTCTATATATTGACTTGCATTGACTATTCTTTGCGTTGACTTATAGACTAGaagtctcaagttcgaatcctcACGGCATCATagttgtgtttgtgtgtgagaaatcctcaccttataatttagactattgcttgtactaaaaataaaaaaaaaaactaattttcatgaaatgGATTAAAATATGTATGGATTAAAGGGTAACATTTAACTTTAGTCATTTAAGAAAATTTACTAGGGGTGTACATTGGTTTGAAACCaatgaatttttattaatcCAATTgaatctaattttttattagatTTGAGATTTTACGATTCGATCCAATATGTTCAGATGTCaggatccaatccaatccaatgtaCATTGAATTAGATTGGATGATCGGTTTGCACGAAAATGTGATAATTGCAAAAATAATCGTATAGAATTCAATCCAATAGAAAATACCATTAAGTATGTACTAAATagacataaataaattttagaaaacaaCACTATAACAGGAAGTTCGACATTTAGAGTTTAAATTACATCAATTCCTTAAAAGAAAGGCTTAAGTCAACACAAAAACTTAGAAATCTATAATTTTTATGCTATATTAACATA belongs to Prunus persica cultivar Lovell chromosome G4, Prunus_persica_NCBIv2, whole genome shotgun sequence and includes:
- the LOC18779695 gene encoding GDSL esterase/lipase At5g45950, with product MRQTWPIMVEKKGTLVIVELALLLLLPLLSGALDIVKAREIAARYNVTCILVFGDSSVDSGNNNFIVTTIKSNFLPYGKDFFNGRPTGRFSNGRLATDFIADAIGYTKTIPPFLDPNLKLEDLPHGASFASAASGYDDFTANISSVLSLPRQLEYLMHYKVKLRKLVGQKRAEDIIRTALFVMSMGTNDFLQDYYLDPTRPKQFTVEEYQNYLVSCMANAIQKMQRLGGTRLVVVGVPPLGCMPLVKTIMDVTTCAENYNKVAFSLNSKIQEKLETISATSRMETAFVDAYGIIQNAINNPALYGLSETSKGCCGTGTIEFGDSCRGLETCTDPEKYVFWDAVHPTEKMYKILAEEAIKALAQKLLV